A portion of the bacterium genome contains these proteins:
- the purL gene encoding phosphoribosylformylglycinamidine synthase subunit PurL yields MGAPTAAEVAAEQGLTPDEYQRILDILGREPRFEEIAVFGVMWSEHCSYKSSRAWLRQLPTTGPQVLQGPGENAGAVDIGDGLAAVFKIESHNHPSFVEPFQGATTGVGGILRDVFTMGARPIAILDSLRFGSLDHPRTPFLVRGVVGGVGHYGNCFGVPTVGGEVYFDAGYDHNILVNAFTIGIAPADRLFRASAAGPGNPVIYVGSRTGRDGIHGASLLASAALDALASEKRPAVQVGDPFAEKLLLEACLELMRTDHIVAIQDMGAAGLTSSSFEMAGRGGAGIVLDLDRVPLREAGMSPYEILLSESQERMLLVAHQGSEDAVKAIFEKWDLEAVVVGHITDDGIYRARWHGEEVVTLPVAPLTERAPFYRRPAEEPARLEEMQRLDLGTIGEPKDFGAALLTLLESPNLCSREWVYRQYDQYVGGNTLVRPGGDAAVVRIEGTRRALALTTDCNSRYGRLDPYLGAMLAVVESARNCVAVGARPLALSDCLNYGNPERPDVMWEFQQGIAGIRDACVALGTPVVSGNVSFYNETDGRSIAPTPIIAMVGLVDDVDDVLTPWWKAEGDVVVLFGRTREELGGSEYLAVIHGMTRGTPPWIDLDAEKRLHALVLAAAQERLLRSAHDLAEGGLAVALAECSFGGGRLGVRVTLEGGMRTDAVLFGESQSRMLVSLRRRHLNRLRELARREDVPLEVLGEVRGHNLVIGDVLNVSVEAARERWRRTLEKRLGA; encoded by the coding sequence ATGGGTGCACCCACCGCCGCCGAGGTCGCGGCCGAGCAGGGGCTCACCCCCGACGAGTACCAGCGCATCCTCGACATCCTCGGCCGCGAGCCGCGGTTCGAGGAGATCGCGGTGTTCGGCGTCATGTGGTCGGAGCATTGCTCCTACAAGAGCTCGCGGGCGTGGTTGCGCCAGCTGCCGACGACGGGACCGCAGGTTCTCCAGGGGCCCGGCGAGAACGCCGGCGCGGTCGACATCGGCGACGGGCTGGCCGCCGTCTTCAAGATCGAGAGCCACAACCACCCGTCGTTCGTGGAGCCGTTCCAGGGTGCGACGACCGGGGTCGGCGGGATCCTGCGCGACGTCTTCACCATGGGCGCGCGGCCGATCGCGATTCTCGACTCGCTGCGCTTCGGCTCGCTCGACCATCCGCGCACGCCGTTCCTCGTGCGCGGCGTGGTGGGGGGCGTGGGGCACTACGGCAACTGCTTCGGCGTGCCGACGGTGGGCGGCGAGGTCTACTTCGACGCCGGCTACGACCACAACATCCTCGTGAACGCGTTCACGATCGGCATCGCGCCCGCCGACCGGCTCTTCCGTGCCAGCGCGGCCGGGCCGGGCAATCCCGTCATCTACGTGGGCTCGCGTACCGGGCGCGACGGCATCCACGGCGCGAGCCTGCTCGCGTCGGCGGCCCTCGACGCGCTCGCGTCCGAGAAGCGCCCGGCCGTGCAGGTCGGCGATCCGTTCGCGGAGAAGCTCCTCCTCGAGGCGTGCCTCGAGCTGATGCGGACCGACCACATCGTCGCCATCCAGGACATGGGGGCCGCCGGGCTGACGTCCAGCTCGTTCGAGATGGCGGGGCGGGGTGGCGCGGGCATCGTCCTCGACCTCGACCGCGTGCCGCTGCGCGAGGCCGGGATGTCGCCCTACGAGATCCTGCTCTCGGAATCGCAGGAGCGCATGCTGCTCGTCGCGCATCAGGGCAGCGAGGACGCCGTCAAGGCGATCTTCGAGAAGTGGGATCTCGAGGCGGTGGTCGTCGGCCACATCACCGACGACGGCATCTACCGCGCGCGCTGGCACGGCGAGGAGGTCGTGACCTTGCCGGTCGCGCCGCTCACCGAGCGGGCGCCCTTCTATCGCCGCCCGGCCGAGGAGCCGGCGCGGCTCGAGGAGATGCAGCGGCTCGACCTCGGGACGATCGGCGAGCCGAAGGACTTCGGCGCGGCGCTGCTGACCCTGCTCGAGAGCCCGAACCTGTGCTCGCGCGAATGGGTCTACCGCCAGTACGACCAGTACGTCGGCGGCAACACCCTCGTCCGCCCGGGCGGCGACGCTGCCGTGGTGCGCATCGAAGGCACCCGCCGCGCGCTGGCCCTGACGACCGATTGCAACAGCCGCTACGGTCGCCTCGACCCTTACCTCGGGGCGATGCTCGCGGTGGTCGAGTCGGCGCGCAACTGCGTCGCCGTGGGCGCGCGCCCGCTCGCGCTGAGCGACTGCCTCAACTACGGCAACCCCGAGCGGCCCGACGTCATGTGGGAGTTCCAGCAGGGGATCGCCGGCATCCGCGACGCCTGCGTCGCGCTCGGTACGCCCGTCGTGAGCGGCAACGTCAGCTTCTACAACGAGACCGACGGCCGCAGCATCGCGCCGACGCCGATCATCGCGATGGTCGGCCTCGTCGACGACGTCGACGACGTGTTGACCCCATGGTGGAAGGCCGAGGGCGACGTCGTGGTGCTGTTCGGCCGGACGCGCGAGGAGCTGGGCGGTTCCGAGTATCTCGCGGTGATCCACGGCATGACGCGCGGCACGCCGCCGTGGATCGATCTCGACGCCGAGAAACGCCTGCACGCGCTGGTGCTCGCCGCCGCGCAGGAGCGGCTGCTGCGTTCGGCACACGACCTCGCCGAGGGCGGCCTCGCGGTGGCGCTCGCCGAGTGCTCGTTCGGCGGGGGTCGTCTCGGCGTCCGCGTCACGCTCGAGGGCGGCATGCGGACCGACGCCGTCCTCTTCGGCGAGAGCCAGTCCCGCATGCTCGTCTCGCTGCGGCGGCGGCATCTGAACCGCCTGCGCGAGCTGGCGCGCCGCGAGGACGTACCGCTGGAGGTGCTGGGCGAGGTGCGGGGACACAATCTCGTCATCGGCGACGTGCTCAACGTGTCCGTGGAAGCCGCGCGCGAGCGCTGGCGCCGCACGCTGGAGAAGCGACTCGGCGCATGA
- a CDS encoding phosphoribosylaminoimidazolesuccinocarboxamide synthase: MERRELLYEGKAKQVYRTADPDTLVQYFKDDATAFNAQKRGTIAAKGVVNNRISEVLFRLLEDNGIATHFVRRLSEREMLIRACEIVKIEVVVRNVVAGSLAQRLGRPEGELLPEPILEHYFKDDALGDPLLNDWHIRVLKLATSAELATINATALEVNAVLRPYLDARDLVLVDMKLEFGRHQGRMLVADEICPDTCRFWDKHTGQKLDKDRFRRDLGNIEDAYQEAARRICGTAA; the protein is encoded by the coding sequence ATGGAGCGGCGTGAGCTTCTCTACGAAGGCAAGGCCAAGCAGGTCTACCGGACCGCCGACCCGGACACCCTCGTCCAGTACTTCAAGGACGACGCGACCGCATTCAATGCGCAGAAGCGCGGCACGATCGCCGCGAAGGGCGTCGTCAACAACCGCATCTCCGAGGTGCTGTTCCGCCTCCTCGAGGACAACGGCATCGCGACCCACTTCGTACGCCGGCTGTCCGAGCGCGAGATGCTGATTCGCGCCTGCGAGATCGTGAAGATCGAGGTGGTCGTCCGCAACGTGGTCGCGGGCAGCCTGGCGCAGCGCCTCGGCCGCCCGGAAGGCGAGCTGCTGCCCGAGCCCATCCTCGAGCACTACTTCAAGGACGACGCCCTGGGCGATCCGCTCCTCAACGACTGGCACATCCGCGTGCTGAAGCTCGCCACGTCGGCGGAGCTCGCCACGATCAACGCCACCGCGCTCGAGGTGAACGCCGTGCTGCGTCCGTACCTCGATGCCCGCGACCTGGTGCTGGTGGACATGAAGCTCGAGTTCGGCCGCCACCAGGGGCGGATGCTCGTCGCCGACGAGATCTGTCCCGACACCTGCCGCTTCTGGGACAAGCACACCGGCCAGAAGCTCGACAAGGATCGCTTCCGCCGAGACCTCGGCAACATCGAGGACGCGTACCAGGAAGCGGCGCGCCGCATCTGCGGGACGGCCGCCTGA
- the purQ gene encoding phosphoribosylformylglycinamidine synthase subunit PurQ, translating into MRWGVVTFPGSNDDRDTLRVAERILGDEAIPLWHKDRTVRGVDCVVLPGGFSYGDYLRCGAMARFSPVMDAVGEHARAGGLVLGICNGFQILCEAGLLPGALVRNRSLRFVCDVVTVRVETADTPFTYGCRPGDLLALPVKHGEGCWVADEATCAALEAEGRIVFRYVDRAGRTVAEANPNGSIGNVAGVTNAARNVVGLMPHPEHATDRLTGGEDGLTLFRSAQAWLGRGGAAGRREPTVVPGP; encoded by the coding sequence GTGCGCTGGGGCGTCGTCACCTTCCCGGGCTCCAACGACGACCGCGACACGCTGCGGGTGGCGGAGCGCATCCTCGGCGACGAGGCGATCCCGCTGTGGCACAAGGATCGCACCGTGCGCGGCGTCGACTGCGTGGTGCTGCCCGGCGGGTTCTCGTACGGCGACTACCTGCGATGCGGCGCGATGGCGCGGTTCTCGCCGGTGATGGACGCCGTCGGCGAGCACGCACGGGCGGGCGGCCTCGTGCTCGGCATCTGCAACGGCTTCCAGATCCTGTGCGAGGCCGGGTTGCTGCCGGGCGCGCTCGTGCGCAACCGCTCGCTGCGCTTCGTCTGCGACGTCGTCACGGTGCGCGTCGAGACGGCGGACACGCCGTTCACGTACGGGTGCCGTCCCGGCGACCTGCTCGCGCTGCCCGTGAAGCACGGCGAGGGCTGCTGGGTCGCCGACGAGGCGACCTGTGCGGCGCTCGAGGCGGAGGGACGCATCGTCTTCCGCTACGTCGATCGCGCCGGACGCACGGTGGCAGAGGCGAACCCGAACGGCTCGATCGGCAACGTCGCCGGCGTCACCAACGCGGCCCGCAACGTCGTCGGCCTCATGCCGCACCCCGAGCACGCCACCGACCGCCTCACCGGCGGGGAGGATGGCCTCACGCTGTTCCGCTCCGCCCAGGCCTGGCTCGGCCGCGGCGGGGCCGCAGGACGGCGCGAGCCCACCGTCGTTCCGGGACCCTGA
- the purS gene encoding phosphoribosylformylglycinamidine synthase subunit PurS, with product MPALVARVVVTPKRGILDPQGKAVQHSLHALGFPEVGEVHVGRYVELRLRDLTREAAAVRVRGMCEQLLANGVIEDFRFEIDEGTA from the coding sequence ATGCCGGCGCTCGTCGCACGTGTGGTCGTGACGCCGAAGCGCGGCATCCTCGATCCGCAGGGGAAGGCCGTCCAGCACTCGTTGCACGCGCTCGGCTTTCCGGAGGTGGGCGAGGTTCACGTCGGACGGTACGTCGAGCTGCGCCTGCGCGACCTCACGCGCGAGGCGGCGGCGGTGCGGGTGCGCGGCATGTGCGAGCAGCTGCTCGCCAACGGCGTGATCGAGGATTTCCGCTTCGAGATCGACGAGGGGACCGCGTAG